The Victivallis sp. Marseille-Q1083 DNA window CAGCGGGAACAGAAAAAAGGCAGTACCTTGTTCGGTCCCCATCTTGATGATTTCGACTTCTTCTATCAGCAGAAACTGATGCGGACGTTCGCTTCCACCGGCCAATGCCGGTTGCTGGCCCTCTATTTGAAAATGGCGGCCGTCAATATTTTAAATGCCAATAAAGCGAAAAACCGCCGGGAAGTCATCGTCCTGGTCGACGATGTCACCGGCGAATTGGACGATTTCAATAAAACCCGCTTTTTCGCCACCGTCAACCAGGCCGATCAGGCCTTCTTCACCTTCACCGAACCGCCGGCCGACCGCTTTTTCGCCGCCAGCCGGAAGTTCCGGGTCGACCAGGGCACGGTCGAAAGAATTGACGGCAATTGATCGTCACATTCAAAAAAATGACGGAAAAATCCGTCATTTAAAAAAAACAAGCTCAAATTTGCCCTGATTTTAACGGTTTATTTTGTCGTCCGTATGCTGGCCAGGATGGCGATGATCGCGATCACAACCAGCAATTCGATCAAGATGAAATTCGTTTTTTTCGATGAAATCGAAAGAGTTGGCAGCCCGGCGGCAACCGCAATTTCGTGAATTTCGTTCCGACTGGAAAATGGTTTCCCGGGCAAGCTGAAGCGGATTGCACACAAGCGGCAGCTGCCGGGTTCGAATACATTCTTCCTGGCCTCGGAAAAGCCCCGAAAGCAATTCACGGACGATCTGCGCCCCTTCCATTATTCCGCAAGAAGCGCCGGTCTTTCCGGCTCTTTCCTCCGAGGGCCCGGCCGTTCAGCCGCTGCGATCAGCGGTCCGACCGGATTTTTCCGCCGACTGGCCGAAATCGCGGCGGCATAAGTCGGTAATCCTGCTGCTTAATGTTAAAAACTCGTACTCGGCGTGTGTCAGACTTCACAAAGCGGCTTGACGAGTTCACACCAGGCGTCGGCCAGCACCGTGTGGCCGGCGATGGTCGGATGCACACCATCGGCCAGCCAATATTCCGGACCGGACGACGGCGCCTCTTTCACCGCCGCGTTCAACAATTCCTGAGCCGGTAGAAAGAGCGTTTTGAATTCGGCGGCCAATTTCCGGACCACCTGCTGTTTGCCGGCCAGTTCCGGCCGCCAAGCGGCGGAAACAGCGCCGCACTCCAGCGCGAACGGCTCGATCAGCAGCAACCGGACTGACGGCAGCACCTCCAGCGTCCAGGAGAGCAATTCCCGGTAGACTCGTTCAAAACGTTCGGTTTCGACGCCGTTGTGATTGGCAAATTCATGCCAGATATCATTGACGCCGATCAAAATACTGATAAAGTCCGGTTTGAGGTTCAAGGTGTCGATTTTCCAGCGGGCATAAAGATCGACGACCCGGTTGCCGCTGATCCCGCGGTTGTAGCAACGCAAATTTTTTGCCGGCAATTCCCTGAGCAGCCGGCCGGCGGCCAACAGCGGATAACCGCCGCCCAGTCCCTGGTTGGCCTCTTTCGCCTCGTAACTCCTGCCGCAATCAGTGACGGAATCACCCTGAAACACGATGATTTCGATCACTTCGTTTTCTCCTGATTTTTGACCTCTTCCGCCTTGACGTATCCCAACGCGAGGTCGATGGCATTGGCCTTGTCGGTCAGGAAGCGCAAAGTACCCTGGTCATATTTTTTCAACTTGTTCAAGGCCGCAATAACCTCGGCGCAATTTTTGAAAGAATCTTTCGCATTGATCGTCTCGACATGGCCGTCGCCGAACAGTACGTTGACATGATTGTTGCTCGGTTTGTCGAAGACGAAAGGTATCTCCGCCGGCTTCTGCAGAAAACAGGACATGCCGCCGATATAGATGTAATCGCTGTCCGTTTCCTTCAATTGATTGGCCGCCGGCTGCGGTTCTTCATGGACTCTGCCGGGACAACGCAGCGGAATACTGCCAAACGCCATCAATTCCTTCAGCCCGGCCAGGTTGTCCAGCGGCGGATAAACGCCGCGGTGAGCATCCGCATACATGCCGAACAACGGCGCCATATTTTTCAGCGACATCGCGCAACTTTCACATTTTCCTTTGTTCATCACGCCGCCGAGCAGCGTTTTCGCCGGCGCCGCCGCCGCGCCGAACGCGGTCAGCAATCCGATCGCCACCGCCAGCCACAGTCGTATTTTCATTTTCATACCTCCCTGCTATCAGTGTCCGAAACTTGAATTTTTCATATTGGATTCAATTTAAAAGCAGCCGGCTCAAAAATCAAGCCGAAATCCAAGATTATTCCCACCGTCCGTTTCAACGCGTCCGGTACACCTCCAGCCCTTTGAGGTAAAAACCCTCCGGCTGGTTCAAGGCGGTCGGGTGATCCGGCGCCTGGCCGAGACGACGGACGATGACGCCTTCGATCCCGGCATCCAAAGCGGCGTCGGCGGTGATCTTCTGGAACAACTCCGGCGTCATCAGACCGGAACAGGAAAAGGTGAACAGCCTCCCGCCCGGCTTCAGCAGATGAAAACTCTGCAAGGCGACATCCTTGTAAGCCCGGCAGCCGCGAGCCAGCGCTTTCTGCGAATCGACAAATTTCGGCGGATCGAGGACGATGAGATCGAATTGCCGCTTCTGCCGGCGGCAGCGGCGCAGCAGTTCGAACACGTCGTCGACGATATTTTCATAGCGGTCCGCCGGAATACCGTTCAAGGCAAAATTCCGCTCCGCCAGCGCCAAAGCCGGCGCCGAGCTGTCGACATTGGTGACGAACGCCGCCCCGGCGGCCGCGGCGGCGACCCCGAAACCGCCGGTGTAGGCGAACAAATTGAGCATTTCAGCTCCCTTCGCCGCTTCCGCCACCGCCTGCCGGTTGCAACGCTGGTCGAAATAAAAACCACTCTTGTGTCCATGCCGGATATCGACGGCAAAACGCAGGTTGTTTTCGGTGATGACCACCTGTTCCGGCACCGTCGCACCGGCCAGCACGCCGGTCGTTTCCGGCAGCGCCTCCTTTGCCCGGACGCCGACATCGGAACGATCGTAAATGCCGCGAATTTCCGGCAGCAATTCCAGCAACAAATCGACCAGCCGCCGCCGGAACGGTTCCATGCCGGCACTGAGAAACTGCACCACCAGCCAATCCGCATAGCGGTCGACAATCAGCCCCGGCAGGGCATCGGCTTCGGAAGCCACCAATCGATAGCCGTCGGTCGGACGGTTGAAGGAAAGCGCCCGGCGATAAGCGATCGCCCGGAGCAGCCGGCGCCGGAAAAAATCGTCATCGACCGCCTCGCTGCGATCGAACGTCCAAATCCGGGCCTGCAATTGGGAAGCCGGCGAAAAACCGGCCCGGGCCAACCATTCGCCGCCGGAAGAATATACTTCCACAACATCACCGACGGCCGGCTCGCCGGTCACCTCCCGGACTGCACCGGAGAAAATCCACCAATGCCGACGGCGCAGCGATTTTTCCCGGCCGGGACGTAAGACGAGACGTTTTTCAAGCTGATTCAAAATAATCGATCCTGTTGGGTTGAACTCTTTTTCGGCTGATACGATAACCGCCGAAAGCTCAAAAACCAAATGAAACGACCGCTTTTTCCGCGAAAAAGAGAGCCTCCCGCCGTTACCGGCGGAAGGCTCAAGGGGAAAAGAGAGAGGGAAACTTATTGAAAAGGCGCTGGTCAGCCTTTCGTATTTTGGTCTTGTTCCGGGATTTCCTTCCGTTCCGCCTCGCCGGATTCTTTCTCCATTCCCGGCGGCAGCGGCGGCAACATCTCCTCTTCCGGCGGCGGGAACCCCATTTCCCGCTCCGGCGGCGGCGGAGGCGGCAGCTCCAAGCCGTGCTTCAACATGAACTCCAAACGGGCATCAATGATCTTGTCGGCATTCTTTTCCCGATACTGATACTTCTCTTCCAAATCTTTCAGGCGCTTCCGCATCTCTTCGAGCATGTTGCGATGCTCCTTCAACTGCCGTTGAAACTCCGCGGCAATTTTTTCATGCACCTTCCGCCGGAGCGTCTCCTGTTCCGCTTTGTCGGCGGAATTCTGATACTGCCTGATTAGGGCGCGCATCTCGCCGAACTCCCGCTGCATTTCCTTTTCCAGCTCCACCAGCTTTTCCAACATGATTTTCCGGAACTCTTCCGGATCCTCCTTCATCAGCAGGACCATTTTCTGCCGTTCCGCTTCCGGAAGCTGATCGAACACTTTGCGAACCTGTCCCCAGGAACGCATCCAGGGGCGGCGGCCGTCCCGTTCTTTCTTATCGGGCGGCGGCCCGGGCGGCGGTCCGAATCGATCCGGCTTTCCATCCGGCAAATCCGGCGGCGGCCCGAACCGGTCCGGTTGCTCATCCGGCTGCCCCGCCGCGGAGGCGATGCCGCCGAAAAGCAACAACGCCGCCAACCAAACACTTCGATAAATTCTCTTCATTGCCATGTTCTCCACCTTTTCCGGTGTTTTATTCGCCATACTCCGGCAAGCTGACTTCCCCCAGCGACAAAGCCGTCGTCAAAGCCAGACTTTCCTGCTCAAAACCGCTCCAGTCCCACTCCTCCAGATAAACACCCGTCTGCTGCCGGCGTTCGGCGGCCAACTGGCGGCCCCGGATCGTCGCCGCTCCGATCAACAGCACCAGGACTGCGGCGGCGACGGCAAAAATCCGCATTCTGAGAAGCGGCCGCCGCCGGCAATGCTGCCGGGCCGCCGCTTTGATGCGCGACTCCACCGCCGCCGGAATGATTCGTTCGGACGGCTTGACGGATCGAAATCGATTCCATAATCTGGCAAATTCCCGGCAATCGGCGCAGCGTTCACAGTGCTGAACCACTTCCGGCGGCAATTCATCATCGGCCGCCATGATGGCTTCCCGATTGATTGCGCAAAATTTACTTTTCATACTTCACCTCCCGGCATAGCCCAACTCTGCAATTTTCTCTGTAAATTCTTCAACGCATATTGCATACGCGCCAGAGCCGTATTGATCGAACACTTCTGCAGCGCGGCAATTTCCCGGAAACTCATTTCCTGCTGCCGCAGCAGGAACACTTCCCGCTGCTCTGTCTGCAACTCCGCCAACGCCGCTTCCAACGCCCGCTGCAACTCCTCATTGGCCAGACCGCGCCACGGTTCGCCGCGCACCTCCGCCAACTCCGGAACCTCCGGTTCATCCAGCGCCACTTCACTGCCGCGCCGTTTTTCCCGCCGGAACTGGTCGATCACCAGATTATGGGCGATGCGGAACAACCATGCCGGAAAACGATCCCGGTGCCGGTAATTCGGCAACTTGTCGATGACTTTGAGCCACAACTGCTGAAATAAATCATCGGCGGCCGCCGGCGGCAGCAAATTATTCAAATAAGCGTATACCGGACGACGATACCGCTCGTACAGCAAATCAAAATCTTCCGCCCTGCCGTCGAGATAACCCCGGATCAAATCATAGTCGCCGCGCGCCGCCGATTCCGTCATCTTCATACCTTTAAAACGCATTCCACTCGTTTTTTATTGTACTAAAATGTACGTCTTCATTTTTTTTTTGCAAAACCGGCCGGGCAAAAATCCGATAACTTGGGCCGCGCCGGCGGCCGTTTCCGCGCCGAAATCGCCGGCAAAGATTGTAAAACGGTTGAAAAATGCTATCTTTAAAGCAGGAAAAAACACTCGAAACAACAGCAGGAAAGACCCTTTGCCATCATGAATTTCATCGACAAACTCAACGCCGTCTGGCGGCGCAATCGTTCGATGGTCTGCGTCGGGCTCGACCCGGACCTCACAAAGCTGCCGGAACTCCTCCGGCATCAAACGATGCCGATTTTCGAATTCAACCGGGCGATCATCGACGCCACGGCGCCTTACGTCTGCGCCTACAAGCCACAGGCGGCTTATTACGCCGGACAGGACGCCGACGACCAGTTGAAGATGACCATCGATTATCTGCATGAACGCTATCCGGACATTCCGGTGATTCTCGACGTCAAACGCGGCGACATCGGTTCTACCGCGGCGCAATACGCGCTGGAAGCGTTCGAACGTTACCGCGCCGACGCCGTGACGGTCAATCCCTATATGGGAACCGACGCATTGAAGCCGTTTCTCGACTACGCCGACCGGGGCGTGATCATCCTGTGCCGGACCTCCAATCCGAGTTCCTGCGAACTGCAGGAGTTGATCTACGAGGGGCAAACCATTTATGAACACGTCGCCGTACTGGCCCGCGACAAATGGAATTACAACGGCAACGCGCTGCTGGTGGTCGGGGCAACTTATCCGGAAGAGCTGGGACGCATCCGCCGACTCTGTCCGGAAATGCCGTTTCTGGTGCCGGGCGTCGGCGCGCAGGGCGGCGATGTCGAAAAAGTGGTCGCCAACGGAACGACGCCGGACGGATTCGGTTTGATCATCAACTCGTCACGCGGCATCATCTATGCGGATAAAGGGGAAAATTTTGCGCCGGCGGCCGGCGAAGCCGCCAGAATTCTGCGCGATCTGATCAACGATTTCAAAAAATAAAAAAATCAACGCTCCGGGTCGCATTTCTCACACCCGGAGCGTTTACTTCTCAGTTTTCTTTTAATTCGTTGTAGCGTTTTCCGCCATGTTTACGGAGCAATGCGATCATCTTCGGCAAATTCTGCTGGAAAGCGTAATCCAACGCCGTCAGATGGTCGGTTCCGACGGCATTGACTTCAGCGCCGCGCCCCAGCAGCAGTTCAGCCGCCTCCGGATGATTGAAATTGCTGGCATACATGATCGGCGTGTCGCCTTTGTAAGTTTCGGCATTGACATCGGCTCCGGCATCAATCAGCATGGTGAGTTTTTCGATCGAAACCTCTTTCCGCGAAAGAGCGTCCATCAAAACGCTTACCGCATCTTCATTGGGATTTTCAAGATCCGCGCCGGCGTCGATCAGCGCCTTCAGAATATGGATGCCATTCTGCGGCATCATCGCCCATTTGATCGCCGTATTGCCGTACGAATCCCGAATATCGGGATTGATCCCGAACCTCAGCAATTCCAAAATCAATTTGTCATGGCGACTGTGGTCATTTTCCAGCGTCAGGCGGCAGAACAGCGGCCGCCGGCGGCAGGTTGCCATATCCATTTGCGCCCGGGTCAGTCCATAAAAATCCAACAGGAAATCCCTTTCCGCTCCGGCGTATTCTCCACTCATGCACATGCGCCGCATTTCCCGGACCGCGCCATTCCAATCGCCGGCCAGGCAGGCGGC harbors:
- a CDS encoding SGNH/GDSL hydrolase family protein; translated protein: MIEIIVFQGDSVTDCGRSYEAKEANQGLGGGYPLLAAGRLLRELPAKNLRCYNRGISGNRVVDLYARWKIDTLNLKPDFISILIGVNDIWHEFANHNGVETERFERVYRELLSWTLEVLPSVRLLLIEPFALECGAVSAAWRPELAGKQQVVRKLAAEFKTLFLPAQELLNAAVKEAPSSGPEYWLADGVHPTIAGHTVLADAWCELVKPLCEV
- a CDS encoding class I SAM-dependent methyltransferase, whose amino-acid sequence is MLNQLEKRLVLRPGREKSLRRRHWWIFSGAVREVTGEPAVGDVVEVYSSGGEWLARAGFSPASQLQARIWTFDRSEAVDDDFFRRRLLRAIAYRRALSFNRPTDGYRLVASEADALPGLIVDRYADWLVVQFLSAGMEPFRRRLVDLLLELLPEIRGIYDRSDVGVRAKEALPETTGVLAGATVPEQVVITENNLRFAVDIRHGHKSGFYFDQRCNRQAVAEAAKGAEMLNLFAYTGGFGVAAAAAGAAFVTNVDSSAPALALAERNFALNGIPADRYENIVDDVFELLRRCRRQKRQFDLIVLDPPKFVDSQKALARGCRAYKDVALQSFHLLKPGGRLFTFSCSGLMTPELFQKITADAALDAGIEGVIVRRLGQAPDHPTALNQPEGFYLKGLEVYRTR
- a CDS encoding sigma-70 family RNA polymerase sigma factor, with protein sequence MKMTESAARGDYDLIRGYLDGRAEDFDLLYERYRRPVYAYLNNLLPPAAADDLFQQLWLKVIDKLPNYRHRDRFPAWLFRIAHNLVIDQFRREKRRGSEVALDEPEVPELAEVRGEPWRGLANEELQRALEAALAELQTEQREVFLLRQQEMSFREIAALQKCSINTALARMQYALKNLQRKLQSWAMPGGEV
- the pyrF gene encoding orotidine-5'-phosphate decarboxylase; its protein translation is MNFIDKLNAVWRRNRSMVCVGLDPDLTKLPELLRHQTMPIFEFNRAIIDATAPYVCAYKPQAAYYAGQDADDQLKMTIDYLHERYPDIPVILDVKRGDIGSTAAQYALEAFERYRADAVTVNPYMGTDALKPFLDYADRGVIILCRTSNPSSCELQELIYEGQTIYEHVAVLARDKWNYNGNALLVVGATYPEELGRIRRLCPEMPFLVPGVGAQGGDVEKVVANGTTPDGFGLIINSSRGIIYADKGENFAPAAGEAARILRDLINDFKK